One window from the genome of Candidatus Brocadiaceae bacterium encodes:
- the tdh gene encoding L-threonine 3-dehydrogenase, whose protein sequence is MKALVKAKPEEGLWLQEVPVPSVGKNDVLIRILKTSICGTDVHIWNWDEWSQRTIPVPMVTGHEFVGVVESFGENVHDYRPGDIVSGEGHLVCGRCRNCLAGRRHLCPHTSGVGVNRDGAFAEFLSIPVTNVWPVWKGIPLDIVSCFDPLGNATHTALSFDVLGEDVLITGAGPIGIMAAAIARYAGARYVVVTDLNPYRLELARGMGATRVVDVRRESLRDVQAELDMKEGFDVGMEMSGSPRAFRDMLGSMCHGGKIALLGILPTAEIDWSKVVFNSLTIKGIYGREMYETWYKMSVMIQGGLDVTPVITHRFPFTEFEKGFEVMRSGQSGKVILDWSEM, encoded by the coding sequence ATGAAGGCGCTGGTGAAGGCGAAGCCGGAGGAGGGGCTCTGGCTGCAGGAGGTGCCCGTTCCGAGCGTGGGCAAGAACGACGTGCTGATCCGGATACTCAAGACGAGCATCTGCGGCACGGACGTGCACATATGGAACTGGGACGAATGGTCTCAGCGGACCATCCCGGTCCCGATGGTGACCGGGCATGAGTTCGTCGGCGTGGTCGAGTCGTTCGGGGAGAACGTGCATGACTACAGGCCGGGCGACATCGTGAGCGGCGAGGGGCACCTGGTCTGCGGGCGGTGCCGCAACTGCCTGGCCGGCCGGCGCCACCTCTGCCCGCACACCTCCGGTGTGGGCGTCAACCGGGACGGCGCCTTCGCCGAGTTCCTCTCGATACCCGTCACGAACGTCTGGCCCGTCTGGAAGGGCATCCCGCTGGACATCGTCAGTTGCTTCGACCCCCTGGGGAACGCCACGCACACGGCGCTCTCGTTCGACGTGCTCGGCGAGGACGTGCTGATCACCGGCGCCGGGCCCATCGGCATCATGGCCGCCGCCATCGCCCGCTACGCCGGCGCCCGCTACGTGGTCGTCACGGACCTGAACCCCTACCGCCTGGAACTCGCCCGGGGCATGGGCGCCACGCGCGTCGTCGACGTGCGCCGGGAGAGCCTGCGCGACGTGCAGGCCGAGCTGGACATGAAGGAGGGCTTCGACGTCGGCATGGAGATGTCGGGCAGCCCGCGCGCCTTCCGCGACATGCTGGGCAGCATGTGCCACGGAGGCAAGATCGCGCTGCTGGGCATCCTGCCCACCGCCGAGATCGACTGGTCGAAGGTCGTCTTCAACAGCCTGACCATCAAGGGCATCTACGGGCGCGAGATGTACGAGACGTGGTACAAGATGTCCGTCATGATCCAGGGCGGGCTGGACGTCACGCCGGTCATCACCCACCGCTTCCCCTTCACGGAGTTCGAGAAGGGCTTCGAAGTCATGCGCTCCGGGCAGTCCGGCAAGGTGATACTCGACTGGTCCGAGATGTGA
- the recJ gene encoding single-stranded-DNA-specific exonuclease RecJ, whose translation MTKRWTLPPDRTSAARSLATSLGVAEPTALLLANRGLTEPEDARRFLQPSLHELEDPCRHEAVTAAAAFLHEAVLARRRIAVFGDFDADGICAAALLMRCLRQAGADVELYIPHRIDEGYGLSCEALEQLAAGGVQVVVTVDCGVTALEPAACARALGLDLVVTDHHEPGEELPAAAHILNPKLPGQEFGYRYLAGVGVAFKLVWALGQQMSVGHRVSDEFRELMMESLSLVALGTVADVVPLLEENRVLAHFGLRALAAPSTPGLRALVAAGRLRGERVTAEDVGFRLAPRLNAAGRMGDARAAVEMLMTDDEQHAAEMVAHLEAQNRLRIATQRAAVRQAHDMLEADPALSEASCIVLASPEWHQGIVGLVASRLAEHYWRPAFVFAVDGEVACGSARGVPGCSMFAIVSRCADLLTRYGGHAGAAGMTLPTRNLPAFTERVNEAARAHMGAAPPPPELPVDGWIALQTLTPALVHEMGLLGPFGAGNPQPLFAASGLRLVGNGRTVGSNGNHLAFMVRQDRTTLRAIAMGRAEWLPELRARKGEPFSLAFQPGLDYYQRTAAVELRVQDFQWDDDPQVERRAE comes from the coding sequence ATGACGAAGAGATGGACGCTCCCACCCGACAGGACATCCGCCGCACGCAGTCTCGCCACGTCCCTTGGCGTCGCCGAGCCGACGGCCCTGCTCCTGGCCAACCGCGGCCTGACGGAGCCGGAGGACGCCCGGCGCTTCCTCCAGCCCAGCCTGCATGAACTGGAGGACCCCTGCCGGCATGAGGCCGTCACGGCGGCCGCCGCGTTCCTCCACGAAGCGGTGCTCGCGCGGCGGCGGATCGCCGTGTTCGGCGACTTCGACGCCGACGGCATCTGCGCGGCCGCCCTGCTGATGCGCTGCCTGCGCCAGGCCGGAGCGGACGTGGAACTCTACATCCCCCACCGCATCGACGAGGGCTACGGGCTCAGCTGCGAGGCCCTGGAACAACTGGCCGCCGGCGGGGTGCAGGTCGTCGTGACCGTGGACTGCGGGGTGACCGCGCTGGAGCCCGCCGCGTGCGCACGCGCCCTGGGGCTGGACCTGGTGGTGACCGACCATCACGAGCCGGGCGAGGAGCTGCCGGCGGCCGCCCACATCCTGAACCCGAAACTGCCCGGACAGGAGTTCGGCTACCGCTACCTGGCCGGGGTCGGCGTCGCCTTCAAGCTCGTCTGGGCCCTCGGCCAGCAGATGTCCGTGGGCCACCGCGTCAGCGACGAATTCCGCGAACTGATGATGGAATCGCTCTCGCTGGTCGCCCTGGGGACGGTGGCCGACGTGGTCCCCCTGCTGGAGGAGAACCGCGTGCTGGCGCACTTCGGCCTGCGGGCGCTGGCGGCGCCGAGCACGCCGGGCCTGCGGGCGCTGGTGGCGGCCGGCCGCCTGCGCGGCGAGCGCGTCACGGCCGAGGACGTCGGCTTCCGGCTGGCCCCGCGCCTGAACGCCGCCGGCCGCATGGGCGATGCGCGCGCCGCCGTCGAGATGCTCATGACCGACGACGAGCAGCACGCCGCCGAGATGGTCGCCCACCTGGAGGCCCAGAACCGCCTGCGCATCGCCACACAGCGCGCCGCCGTCCGGCAGGCCCACGACATGCTGGAGGCCGACCCGGCCCTGTCCGAGGCGAGCTGCATCGTCCTGGCCAGCCCGGAATGGCACCAGGGCATCGTCGGGCTGGTCGCATCGCGCCTGGCCGAGCACTACTGGCGCCCGGCCTTCGTCTTCGCCGTCGACGGCGAGGTCGCCTGCGGCAGCGCCCGCGGCGTGCCGGGATGCTCGATGTTCGCCATCGTGAGTCGGTGCGCCGACCTGCTGACCCGCTATGGCGGCCACGCGGGGGCCGCCGGGATGACGCTGCCGACCCGGAACCTGCCGGCCTTCACGGAACGGGTCAACGAGGCGGCCCGCGCCCACATGGGAGCCGCTCCCCCGCCGCCCGAGCTGCCCGTCGACGGCTGGATCGCGCTCCAGACGCTCACCCCCGCGCTCGTCCACGAGATGGGCCTGCTGGGGCCGTTCGGCGCCGGCAACCCCCAGCCCCTGTTCGCCGCCTCGGGCCTGCGGCTCGTCGGCAACGGACGGACGGTCGGGTCCAACGGCAACCACCTGGCCTTCATGGTCCGCCAGGACCGCACCACCCTGCGCGCCATCGCCATGGGCAGGGCCGAATGGCTGCCCGAGCTCCGCGCACGCAAGGGGGAACCCTTTTCGCTGGCCTTCCAGCCGGGCCTGGACTACTATCAGCGCACGGCCGCGGTGGAACTGCGCGTGCAGGACTTCCAGTGGGACGACGACCCGCAAGTGGAACGCCGCGCCGAATGA
- a CDS encoding transcriptional repressor: MSRGRASREETKGAHYAEDLRTNGLNVTRLRLAIMAALHEQAGTVTAGDLLERVRAGEHSVHRTTIYRNLDALEAAGLIRKVPDGERLERYELTCRHSPPAHPHFTCRCCGRVTCLDPVDLSAVWSRLTRDRRPTVERAEITLIGLCRRCSGRQPAAPAASDGPRRRRPPGSPAPADI; the protein is encoded by the coding sequence ATGAGCAGAGGCAGGGCCAGCAGAGAGGAGACAAAGGGCGCCCACTACGCCGAGGACCTGCGCACCAACGGGCTGAACGTGACCAGGCTGCGCCTGGCCATCATGGCCGCCCTGCACGAGCAGGCGGGCACGGTGACGGCCGGCGACCTGCTCGAGCGCGTTCGGGCCGGCGAGCACTCCGTCCACAGGACCACGATCTACCGCAACCTCGACGCCCTCGAGGCGGCCGGACTCATCCGGAAGGTGCCCGACGGCGAGAGGCTCGAACGCTACGAACTGACCTGCCGGCACAGCCCGCCGGCCCATCCCCACTTCACCTGCCGGTGCTGCGGCCGCGTGACGTGCCTGGACCCCGTCGATCTGAGCGCGGTCTGGTCGCGCCTGACCCGGGATCGCCGCCCGACCGTCGAACGCGCGGAAATCACGCTGATCGGCCTCTGCCGCCGCTGCTCCGGCCGTCAGCCGGCGGCCCCTGCCGCGTCCGACGGCCCGAGACGACGCCGGCCTCCGGGAAGCCCTGCCCCGGCGGACATTTGA
- the kbl gene encoding glycine C-acetyltransferase — protein MYGSMKAHLAAELDAIREAGLSKDERVLVSPQGARVAVAGGREVLNFCANNYLGLANDPRVVRAARDSYERWGYGLSSVRFICGTQELHKRLEAKLSTFLGTEDSILYNSCFDANGGLFEALLGPEDAILSDELNHASIIDGVRLCKAQRYRYRNCDMADLEEKLKESSGARFRMIATDGVFSMDGTIARLADICELADRYDALVMVDDSHATGFVGATGRGTPEYRDVMGRVDVITGTLGKALGGASGGFTSGRAEIVEMLRQRSRPYLFSNTLVPAIAATSLTVLDILSGSTALRDKLEANTRLFRAGMAERGFDIPQGDHPIVPIMLGEAALAQRMASMMLDEGVYVIGFSYPVVPKGKARIRVQLSAAHEPADIEFAMDAFARVRTACRA, from the coding sequence ATGTACGGCTCGATGAAGGCCCACCTGGCCGCCGAACTGGACGCCATCCGCGAGGCCGGGCTCTCCAAGGACGAGCGCGTGCTGGTCTCGCCCCAGGGCGCCCGCGTCGCCGTCGCCGGCGGCCGCGAGGTGCTGAACTTCTGTGCGAACAACTACCTGGGGCTGGCCAACGACCCCCGCGTGGTCCGCGCCGCCCGCGACAGCTACGAGCGGTGGGGCTACGGGCTCAGCTCCGTGCGCTTCATCTGCGGCACGCAGGAACTGCACAAGCGGCTGGAGGCGAAGCTCAGCACCTTCCTCGGCACCGAGGACTCCATCCTCTACAACTCGTGCTTCGACGCCAACGGCGGGCTCTTCGAGGCCCTGCTCGGCCCCGAAGACGCCATCCTGAGCGACGAACTGAACCACGCCAGCATCATCGACGGCGTGCGACTCTGCAAGGCGCAGCGCTACCGCTACCGCAACTGCGACATGGCCGACCTGGAGGAGAAGCTCAAGGAGTCCTCCGGGGCGCGCTTCCGCATGATCGCCACCGACGGCGTCTTCTCCATGGACGGCACCATCGCGCGTCTGGCCGACATCTGCGAACTGGCCGACCGTTACGACGCCCTCGTCATGGTCGACGACTCGCACGCCACCGGGTTTGTGGGGGCGACGGGCCGCGGCACGCCCGAGTACCGCGACGTGATGGGCCGCGTCGACGTCATCACCGGCACGCTGGGCAAGGCGCTGGGCGGCGCCAGCGGCGGCTTCACCAGCGGCCGCGCGGAGATCGTCGAGATGCTCCGCCAGCGCTCGCGCCCCTACCTGTTCTCCAACACGCTCGTGCCCGCCATCGCCGCCACGTCGCTGACGGTCCTGGACATCCTGTCGGGGTCGACGGCCCTGCGCGACAAGCTGGAGGCGAATACCCGGCTGTTCCGCGCCGGCATGGCCGAGCGCGGCTTCGACATCCCGCAGGGCGACCACCCCATCGTGCCCATCATGCTGGGCGAGGCCGCGCTGGCGCAGCGCATGGCCTCGATGATGCTGGACGAGGGCGTCTACGTGATCGGGTTCAGCTACCCGGTGGTTCCGAAGGGCAAGGCGCGCATTCGGGTGCAACTCTCGGCCGCCCACGAGCCGGCGGACATCGAGTTCGCCATGGATGCGTTCGCGCGCGTCCGGACGGCCTGCAGGGCGTAA
- a CDS encoding aspartate ammonia-lyase: MPDVAFRREADLLGERDVPADALYGVHTVRAVENFRLALRPPHPALIAAFGAVKLACAVTNCELGAWRGRPHVADAIRCACREMADGLLDQHILVDALQGGAGTSLNMNVNEVLANRALQILGEPPGAGHVISPLGDLNRHQSTNDTFPTALKVAAIRLTEPLEERLVGLQEAFQVNEKRFAGVVKVGRTQWQDAVPTTLGRQMGAYAEAFSRDRWRVSKCRERLRVVNLGGTAIGTGLAAPRQYIFRVVDRLRELTGLNLARAENLVEATQNADVFVEVSGVLRACATNLLKVCSDLRLMASGPEAGLGEIRLPPVQAGSSIMPGKVNPVVPEAVGQAAMLVMGYDQTIAAACASGSLELNPFLPLVADCLLGGIGFLTNACHMLRRCVEGIEADEGRCRRLVEGSTAMLTALVARVGYESAGRIAQEARRTGRTVREVVLAEGILSEEAFDALISPEAVMRLGSPEEASS; the protein is encoded by the coding sequence ATGCCGGACGTTGCGTTTCGACGCGAAGCCGACCTGCTGGGCGAACGGGACGTGCCCGCCGATGCCCTGTACGGCGTCCACACGGTGCGCGCCGTGGAGAACTTCCGCCTGGCGCTGCGCCCGCCGCACCCGGCGCTGATCGCGGCCTTCGGCGCCGTCAAGCTCGCCTGCGCCGTCACCAACTGCGAACTGGGCGCTTGGCGCGGGCGCCCGCACGTGGCCGACGCCATCCGGTGCGCCTGCCGGGAGATGGCGGACGGGCTCCTGGACCAGCACATCCTGGTGGACGCCCTCCAGGGCGGTGCGGGCACCAGCCTGAACATGAACGTCAACGAGGTCCTGGCCAACCGCGCCCTGCAGATACTGGGAGAGCCGCCGGGCGCCGGCCACGTCATCTCGCCCCTCGGCGACCTGAACCGGCACCAGTCGACCAACGACACCTTCCCGACGGCCCTCAAGGTGGCCGCAATCCGCCTGACGGAGCCGCTCGAGGAGCGGCTCGTGGGGCTCCAGGAGGCCTTCCAGGTCAACGAGAAGCGCTTTGCCGGCGTCGTCAAGGTCGGGCGCACGCAGTGGCAGGACGCCGTGCCGACCACGCTGGGGCGGCAGATGGGCGCCTATGCGGAGGCATTCTCGCGAGACCGCTGGCGCGTGTCCAAGTGCCGGGAGCGGCTCCGCGTCGTCAACCTCGGCGGCACGGCGATCGGCACGGGGCTGGCCGCGCCCCGGCAGTACATCTTCCGCGTCGTCGACCGCCTGCGCGAGTTGACCGGCCTGAACCTCGCCCGCGCCGAGAACCTCGTCGAAGCCACGCAGAACGCCGACGTGTTCGTGGAGGTCTCCGGCGTCCTGAGGGCCTGCGCCACGAACCTGCTGAAGGTCTGCTCGGACCTCCGGCTGATGGCGTCCGGACCGGAGGCCGGGCTGGGCGAGATCCGCCTGCCGCCCGTGCAGGCCGGCTCGTCGATCATGCCCGGCAAGGTCAATCCCGTCGTGCCGGAGGCCGTCGGCCAGGCGGCCATGCTGGTGATGGGCTATGACCAGACGATCGCCGCGGCCTGCGCGTCCGGGAGCCTGGAGCTGAACCCGTTCCTGCCGCTGGTGGCCGACTGCCTGCTGGGCGGCATCGGATTCCTGACGAACGCCTGCCACATGCTCAGGCGCTGTGTGGAGGGCATCGAGGCCGACGAGGGCCGCTGTCGGCGCCTGGTGGAGGGCTCCACGGCCATGCTCACGGCGCTGGTGGCGCGGGTCGGCTACGAGTCCGCCGGGCGGATCGCGCAGGAGGCCCGCCGCACCGGCCGCACCGTGCGCGAGGTCGTCCTGGCCGAAGGGATACTCAGCGAGGAGGCGTTCGACGCGCTGATCAGCCCCGAGGCCGTGATGCGGCTCGGCTCTCCGGAGGAGGCGTCGTCCTGA